One window of the Triticum dicoccoides isolate Atlit2015 ecotype Zavitan chromosome 3B, WEW_v2.0, whole genome shotgun sequence genome contains the following:
- the LOC119274348 gene encoding lecithin-cholesterol acyltransferase-like 1 — protein sequence MAMATKLQWLPRLLLLTHSAFFLLSHTAALPWTLDHASGLHPVVLLPGSTCSQIEVRLTDAYEPPSPLCAGHKGDGQWHRLWKNAAAPDADAPCFADQFRLVYDDVAGDYRNAPGAETRAVSFGSTRGFLADDLADKELCMGKLVEALERVGYRDGETLFGAPYDSRQAPAPPGKANRELSRFRRQLRELVERASRTNGDKPVILVSHSQGGYFALDFLNRSPLPWCRRLVKHFVMASTGAGGFVLLMQSLLPSSGSSTSASPAGVLSPPQVRMIFPGTFSALPSPVAFGDDTPLVVTANRSYAARDMPAFLAAAGLPPQAVWLYETRALPVALSLGPPLVPMTCVNGGGVPTVERLVYPGPGGLGAAPEVVYGDGDGVVNLASILALDTVMGGDPRQEHYRSIRIANMSHLGVVSDALALERLLGEIFHAATPAVDARAM from the exons ATGGCCATGGCCACCAAGCTCCAATGGTTGCCACGGCTCCTCCTGCTCACCCACTCTGCCTTCTTCCTGCTCAGCCACACCGCCGCCTTGCCGTGGACTCTCGACCACGCCTCCGGCCTCCACCCCGTGGTGCTGCTGCCCGGCAGCACGTGCAGCCAGATCGAGGTCCGCCTCACGGACGCCTACGAGCCGCCGTCGCCGCTCTGCGCCGGGCACAAGGGCGACGGCCAGTGGCACCGGCTATGGAAGAACGCGGCCGCTCCTGATGCCGACGCCCCGTGCTTCGCCGATCAGTTTAGATTGGTCTACGACGATGTCGCCGGCGATTACCGCAACGCGCCGGGCGCCGAGACCCGCGCCGTCTCCTTCGGCTCCACCCGCGGCTTCCTTGCCGACGACCTTGCCGACAA GGAGCTCTGCATGGGGAAGCTGGTGGAGGCGTTGGAGCGAGTAGGGTACCGCGACGGCGAGACCCTCTTCGGTGCTCCCTACGACTCCCGGCAGGCGCCCGCCCCACCGGGGAAGGCGAACAGAGAGCTCTCCCGGTTCCGGCGGCAGCTCAGGGAGCTGGTGGAGCGCGCGAGCAGGACGAACGGTGACAAGCCGGTCATCCTCGTCTCGCACAGCCAGGGTGGCTACTTCGCACTCGACTTCCTCAACCGGAGCCCGCTGCCGTGGTGCAGGAGGTTGGTGAAGCACTTCGTCATGGCCTCTACGGGCGCCGGCGGGTTCGTGCTGCTAATGCAGAGCCTCCTCCCCTCGAGCGGCAGCTCCACCTCAGCCTCACCCGCCGGCGTCCTCTCGCCGCCGCAAGTTAGGATGATCTTCCCCGGCACTTTCTCGGCACTGCCGTCTCCCGTCGCTTTCGGCGACGACACGCCGCTGGTGGTCACGGCGAACCGGAGCTACGCCGCGCGCGACATGCCGGCATTCCTCGCGGCGGCGGGGCTGCCGCCACAGGCGGTATGGCTCTACGAGACGCGTGCCCTTCCCGTGGCGCTGAGCCTCGGACCGCCGCTAGTGCCCATGACGTGTGTCAACGGCGGTGGCGTGCCGACCGTGGAGAGGCTCGTCTACCCGGGCCCTGGCGGCCTCGGCGCGGCCCCGGAGGTGGTGTACGGAGACGGCGACGGCGTGGTGAACTTGGCGAGCATACTTGCGCTGGACACGGTGATGGGTGGAGACCCGAGGCAGGAGCACTACAGGTCCATCAGGATCGCCAATATGTCTCACCTTGGTGTTGTCTCGGACGCTCTCGCCCTCGAGCGTTTGCTTGGTGAGATTTTTCACGCCGCTACACCGGCCGTGGATGCGCGTGCGATGTAG